A window from Mycolicibacterium tokaiense encodes these proteins:
- a CDS encoding DUF4229 domain-containing protein, translating to MVADVAAYLVARLLLVAALAAVLVFGARLLGIEEFPIVIAVLFAIVIALPLGIWLFAPLRRRATASIAAVDERRKRDRAELQARLRGEEPPAA from the coding sequence ATGGTGGCGGACGTCGCGGCCTACCTGGTCGCCCGGCTGCTGTTGGTGGCGGCGCTGGCCGCGGTGCTGGTGTTCGGTGCCCGACTGTTGGGCATCGAGGAGTTCCCCATCGTGATCGCCGTGCTCTTCGCCATCGTGATCGCCCTGCCGCTGGGCATCTGGCTCTTCGCCCCGCTCCGCAGGCGCGCCACCGCGAGCATCGCCGCCGTCGACGAGCGCCGCAAGCGTGACCGAGCCGAATTGCAGGCGCGGTTGCGCGGCGAAGAGCCGCCGGCGGCATGA